CCACGTCGGCGAAACCGGCGCCCTCGGGGCCGTGGGCAGTGGCGGCAACGGCGGCGACGGCGGGACCGGTGTCAACGCGACTGCCGCCGGGCAGACCGGCGGCGCCGGTGGGACCGGGGGCAACGGGGGTAACCACGGCAATGGCGGGAACGGCGGGGCCGGTGGAACCGGCGCGAGAGGTGTCGACGGGGTTCTCGGGGGCGTCGTTCAGATCGGGCCCAATTCCTACATCACCATTCCGGATACGCCCAGCAGTAACGGCGGCACCGGCGGGGCGGGCGGAGCCGGCGGCTTGGGCGGCGCGATCTCCGGAACCGGCGGAACCGGCGGAACCGGCGGCGTCGGCGGGGCCGGCGGCAACGGCGCCGCGGGCGTCAACGGCGCCAACGGCGTCTTCACCCTCGATCCCGCGAGCCAAAACGGTGGTGACGGCAGCAACGGTGGCAACGGAGCCCGCGGCGGCGACGGCGGCACCGGCGGAACAGCCGGCGGCGTGGCCGCGGGCGGATCGGGCCATGCGGGTATCAACGGCGACGGTGGGGCCGGGGGTAATGGCGGCAACGCCGGCAAAGCCGGCAATGGAGGTAACGGCGCCGACGGCAACATCGTGTTAGTCAACGGCGGGAATGGCGGCGACGGCGGTAACCCCGGCATTGCCGGGGCCGGCGGGACCGGCGGCGCGGCCGGCGCCACGCCCGGCGCGGGCGGGAACGTCGGGGCAACCGGCGCCAACGGCATCCCGATCACCGGCGCGGCCGGCAACGGCGGCAACGGCGGGGCGGGCTTCACCGCCATCCTCCCGGGCAGCAGCGGGGGCAACGGCGGCAACGGCGGCAACGGCGGGTCGATCGGCAACGGCGGCAACGGCGGGGCCGGCGGCTACGGCGCGGCCGGCAGTGTGGGCCCGCAGGGCAGCGACGGCAACGGCGGCCCCGCCGGCAACGGCACCAACGGCGGTAATGGCGGCAACGGCGGCAACGGCGGCTTGGGTGGCTCGACATCGGGTAACGGCGGGGCCGGCGGGGGCGGCGGTCTCGGCGGGGCCGGTGGTGACGGTGGTCGCGGTGGCAACGGCAAGTCCGCCACCGTTTTTACCGATGCGCAGGCGGGGGGCACCGGCGGCAACGGCGGAATCGGCGGTTATGGCGGTGCCGGCGGTGAAGGCGGCACCGCCCTGGGGTCGGGCAACGGCGGGACCGGCGGTAGCGGCGGCGGCGCAGGGCAGGGCGGCAACGGCGGAATCGGCGGTCACGGCGGCCAGGGCAACGGTTCGTTCCTGACCCCTGACGCGGGCAGGAGCGGTGCCGGCGGCGCCGGCGGCCGCGGTGGCGCCGGCGGCGAGGGCAACGCCGGCGGCACCGGCGGCTCGGCCCTGGGATCGGGTACCGGCGGCGACGGCGGCCTAGCCGGCCCCGGCGGGGCCGGGGGAAAAGGCGGTAACGGCGGTGCCCCCGGGGAGAATCCCGACACCGGGGCTCAAAACGGCGGCGGCAATGGCGGCCCGGGCGGCACCGGCGGCGCCGGCGGCGACGGCGGCGCGGGCGGCTACTCGCAGTCCGGCACCGCCGGCAGCGGCGCCGGCGGCGGCACCGGCGGGGCCGGCGGTAACGCCGGCAACGCCGGACCCGGCCGGCGCTTTCCTGATCTCCCCCTTTCCGGCACCCCCGGCACCGGCGGCCCCGGCGGACAGGCCGGCGCCGGTGGCAGCTCTACCACTGGCACCGGCGGCAACGGCGCCAATGGCGGCGAGGGCGGCAAAGGCGGGAACTCCGGCCTCTGCAACATTCCCGATGTTTACTCCAACCCCCCGGACGGCGGCGCCGGCGGCGCCGGTGGTGGGGGCAGCTCGGGCGGCTTCGGCCTGCCTCGGGGCAGCAACGGCATCAGCGGCGGCCAGGGCGCTACGGGCCTCGACTACAACAACGCATACAACCAGGCGATGTCCATCGCGATGGACCAGGCCGAGAGGGACAACCCGCTGGGGTCCTACAGCTCCTGGCTCAGCGCGGCGCGGGACATGATCTGCCCCTAGCCGGCGGACATCCGCTTGGCGTTACGTCACCTGCGCGCGGATGACCGGCAGGCCCGGGTTGGTGGCCACGTCCAGCGGTGACGGCGGAGCGCCGGCCGCGATCAGGTGCGCCGCGAACGACGCGATCATCGCCCCGTTGTCGGTACACAACCGCGGCGGCGGAATCCGCAGCTTCAAACCTGCCGCCGCGCAGCGTTGTTCGGCGAGCTCTCGCAACCGCGAGTTGGCCGCTACCCCGCCGGCGATCAGCAGCGTGCCGACCCCCAGTTCGGTGGCCGCGCGAACCGCCTTGGCGGTCAGCACGTCGGCGACCGACTCCTGGAAACCGGCCGCCACATCGGCGGGCGAATAGTCCGGGGTCTTCTCGACGTAGCGGGCCACCGCGGTCTTCAAGCCCGAGAAGCTGAACACGTACGGGTCGTCGCGCGGGCCGGTCATCCCGCGCGGGAACACCACCGCACTGCGGTCCCCGGTGCGGGCCAGCTCGTCGAGCACCCGCCCGCCGGGGTAGCCCAGCCCCAGCAGCCGGGCCACCTTGTCGTAGGCCTCCCCTGCGGCGTCATCAACGGTGCTGCCCAGCTCGACGATCGGCTCGCCCAGCGACCGCACGTGCAGCAGGTGGGTGTGGCCGCCGGAGACCAGCAGCGCCACGCATTCGGGCAGCGGACCGAACTCGTAGACGTCGGCGGCCAGGTGCCCGCCCAGGTGGTTGACGGCATAGAACGGCACCCCCCAGGCCGCCGCATAGGCCTTGGCCGCTGCCGCACCCACCAGCAGCGCACCGGCCAGGCCCGGCCCGATGGTGGTCGCCACGGCGTCAGGGCGTCGGATACCCGCCTTGTCCAGCGCCCGGCGCATGGTCGGACCGAGTGCCTCCAGATGGGCCCTCGACGCGATCTCGGGCACCACACCACCGAAGCGGGTGTGCTCCTCCACGCTGGAGGCCACCTCATCGGCCAGCAACGTCAGGGTGCCATCGGCTTCCAGGCGAGTGATGCCGACACCTGTTTCGTCGCAAGAGGATTCGATGGCCAGGACTACTGTCATGAGCTAGCCTCCCGCCGCATCGTGTAGGCATCGGCGCCGTTGCGGTAGTAGCGCTTACGCAGGCCGGTCTCGACGAAGCCGACATCGCGGTACAGCGCGATTGCCGCGGCGTTGTCGGTGCGGACCTCCAGGTACACCACGCCCCCGTCGGCGTACTCCAGCAGGTCGGCAAGCAGTCGCCGCCCGATGCCGCGCCCCTGATGGGCCTTGTCCACCCCGATGGTGTGCACCTCGTACTCGAACGGCGCTGTGCGCCCAAGCCGCGCGATTCCGCCGTAACCCACCACGGCATCGCCGACCCGGGCCCCGACGTAGTGGTGGTCGCGCGCACCGATCGCCCGGCTGAACGCCTCGGCGGGCCACGGGTCGTCGCCGCCGAACAGTTGGGCTTCCAATTCGGCGCAGCGCTCCGCGTCGCTGTCCACCAGTGCGCCCAGCGTCACCGGCACAGCGGCCGTCGATGGCGGTTTGGCGTCCGGGCGGCGCAGGTACAGCGGCACCAGCGACTCCGGAATCTCGTTCCAGTCCCGCACTGCGGCAACCAGTCCCGCAGGGGTCGGGTAGGTGGCATCGAGGGCCGGCAGATCGAACAGCTCGGTGTGCGCGGGCGAGCCGGCCACCGCGACTGCATCGGCGGGATCGACGTCGGCCGGGGCACACACCGCGGGGCCCGCCACCCGGACACCGTCGCGATAGCGCGCCCAGTAGACCTCCCGACGGCGGGCATCGGTGACCACCAGGGTCGGGCCGGATGTGCGCACGCCGATCGCGTCCAGGCTGCACACGCCGTAGACCGGGATTCCCAGGGCGTGGCCGTAGGCGGCCGCGCTGGCCATCCCGACCCGCAGGCCGGTGAACGGTCCCGGCCCGCAACCCACCACGACCGCAGCCAGATCGGCCATGCTCAGTTCGGCGTCGGCCAGGGCGCCCAGCACGTTGGGGGTCAGTCGTTCGGCGTGAGCCCGCGCGTCGGGCGTGACCCGTTCGGCCAATACGGTCGGTCGACCAGCCTCATCGAGGACCACCACGCCTGCGGTGACGGCGGGGGTGGCGGTGTCGATGGTCAGAATCGCTCCGGTCATGGCGTGTGCCACCGCCAGCTCGCGGTGCGCGTCTCGGAGTCGGCCGCGCGGTCCAACCGGATGTCGAGGTGCCGGTCGGAGAGCCGCTCGGCCAGTCCTTCGCCCCACTCCACCACGACGACCGCGTCGTCGAGTTCGGTGTCCAGGTCCAAAGAGTCCAGCTCGGCCAACAGGTCCAGGCCCGACTCGTCGAGCAGCCGGTAGAGGTCGACGTGGATCATCGCCGGGCTGTCGGGCCGGCGGGCCCGATGCTCGCGGGCCAGCACGTACGTCGGTGAGGTGACCGGGCCGTCGACATCCAGTGCCGCCGCGATCCCCTTGGCCAACACGGTTTTTCCGGCGCCCAGCGGTCCGGACAGCACCACCACGTCGCCGGCGCGCAGCTGTTCACCCAGCCGAGCTCCCAGCGCAACAGTGTCCTCGGCGGTGGCCAAGGTCGCCTCCTGCGGATCAGCCACTGCGCCCGGCCTTCCGGCGCAACCGGTGCGTCAGCATGCCACGGCGCGGGGTGGCCCGCTCCACCAGTCGCACCAGCGCCTCGTCGATGACATCGGGTTCCTCCAACTGCACCAGATGCCCGGCCCCGGGCACGATCACCAGCTCACAATCCCACAACGTGGCCGCCGTCGCCCGCGAGTACCCCGGCGGGGTGAGCAGGTCCTGGTCGCCACAGGCGACCAGCGTAGGGATCTTGGCCAGCGTCGGCAGCGCGACACTCTCGTCGTGCACTTCCAGGGCGTGCAGGAAGCCCACCATGGTGGCGACCGGGGTGGAGTGCATCATCTCCTCGGAGTAGGCCACCACACTCGGGCTGATCTGGTCGGTGCCGTAGGAGGCGGCCCGCAGAATCGGTGCGATCACCCCGCGCGCCGCGCCGCGGCCGCGGTGCACCAGCTTCGGCGCGTAGCGCACACTGAACTGCACGGCTTCCAGCGCCGGGTTGCGCAGGATCTGGCCCAGCGGGGAGCGCGAAACACCTTTGGCGGCCGACGATATCAACGCCGCGCCGACGATCCGGTTGCCGTAGCGCTGGGGAAACTGCCGTGCGTGCGCCAGCACCGTCATGCCGCCCATCGAATGCCCGACCAGCACTATCGGACCGCGCGGCACGGCCGCCCGCAGCACCGCCTCCAGATCCTGGCCGAGGCGCGGCACGGTGTAGGTCCCCGGTGGGGCGACAGTGGAATCGCCGTGCCCACGCTGGTCGTAGAAGACCATGCGCACCTGATCGCCCCACTCGGCGGCCAGCCGCGCCCGCTGAAAATGGAAAGAGCCCATCCGCAGGCAGAATCCGTGCGCGAACACCACGGTCAACGGTGCATTGCGCGGACCCACGTCGCGTACCGCCAGTTCGACGCCGTCGTCGGTGACCACCACCGAGCTGTGGTCGTGGTCGAGGATTTCGAAATCCTCGTCGGCGTAAGCGTCTTCGGCGGTGGTGCGTCGGGTCACCGACCGGGCGATGGTGCTTCCGGCGATGGTGCCGACGGCCGCCAGACCGGCCATCCCCGCCAGCCAGCCGCCGGCCCGCCGTGACCCGCGCCGGTTACCCGCCATCGGCGCCCCGATATGTCCGGGCGACCCGCCCGCGTGGACTGTTGACGACCTCGTAGTGAATGGTGCCCAGCACGTCGGCCCAGTCCTGGGCCAGCGGTTCGCCGTCTGCTCCGGACCCGAACACGATGACCTCGTCACCCTCGGTGACGTCGACGGGGCCCGGACCCAGATCGACGACGAACTGGTCCATGCACACTCGCCCGACGCTGCGCCGGCGCCGGCCGTTGATCAACACGTCGAACCGTCCGCTCAGCGGTCGGAACACTCCGTCGGCGTAGCCCATCGGCACCAGTGCCACGGTGGTGTCGACCGGGGCGACCCAGGTGTGCCCGTAGGAGACGGCCTCCCCGGCTTTGATCGGACGGACCAGCACCACAAGAGATTTCAGCGTCATCGCCGGAATCAGACCCATGTCGCCGCGCTCGGGGATCGGACTCAGGCCGTACATGGCTATTCCCGGCCGGACCATGTCGAAGGCCAGGTCGGGGCGGGTCATGGCCCCGGCCGAGTTGGCCAGGTGCGCGACCGGGAACTCCAGGCCCTGCGCGCGCGCCACCCTCATAAGGTCGGAAAACCGTTGGGCCTGAACGTCGTTGACTGGGTTAGCGGTCTCGTCGGCGCAGGCCAGATGCGACATCAGGCCGCGCACCCGGATCGCGTCGTCGGCGACAGCTTTCCGCAGCGCGGTCACCAGTTCCGGGAAGTCAGCGGCACCTACCCCGTTGCGGTTCATGCCGGTGTCGGCCTTGACGGTGACGGTCGCGGTGCGCCCGGTACGCCCCACCGCGTCGAGCAGCTCGTCCAGCTGCGCCACCGAGGAGACCGCGATCTGTACGTCGGCGGCCAGGGCCGGAGCGAAGTCGGTGTGGGGCCCGTGCAGCCACGCCAGCACGGGCGCGGTGATCCCGGCCGCTCGCAACGTGAGGGCCTCGTCGACGGTGGCGACCCCGAGTTCGGCCGCGCCGGCGGCCAGTGCGGCGCGGGCCACCGGGACGGCGCCGTGGCCGTAGCCGTCGGCCTTGACCACAGCCATCACCCCGGCGGCGCCGGCGTGTTCGTCCAGCACCCGCACGTTGTGAGCAATGGCGTCCAGGTCCACCAGCGCTTGCGCGAGCAGACCGGACGTTCGGGATACGGCAGTCATGTCAGCCTCGATTGTCCCAGAAGCTGCCGAACCGGCCCGTCGGATCGCCGAGTGTGCGGTTTGATCGGCTCGGAGGCCGATTTGTGACCGAAAACGCACACTCGACGCCCGCCTGTGGATCGACGTCGTCCCCGAGCCGCCCCGGGGTGCCAGGCTGCGGTCATGCCAGCACCGGTGTGGCCGATTCGGGCCGCAGAAGCGCTGGCCGCCGGCGCCATCACACCTGACCGGCTGCGCCGTGACTATACGAGGCTCTACCCCGGTGTTTGGCTGCCACGCGAGGCAGCTCTCTCGGCGACGCTGCGGGCCCGGGCCGCCTGGCTGTGGTCGCGTCGGCGTGGAGTTCTTGCCGGGCTGTCGGCATCAGCGCTTCTGGGGGCAAAGTGGATCGACGCCGACAGCCCCGCGGCACTCATCTACGGCAATCGGCGAGCACCGCCGCTACTCACCGTGCACACCGAGACGCTGTTAGCCGGCGAGACTCGGACGGTACGCGGGCTGCCGGCGACGACAGCTGCGCGTACGGCATTCGACCTGGGCAGACATCTCAAGCTCACCGAAGGGGTGCAGCGCATCGACGCCTTGATGAATGCCACCGACCTCAAGGCGGTGGAGGTCATGGCGCTGGCTGACGCACACCGGGGTGCGCGGGGGCTACGGCAACTCGACGAGACGTTGCAGCTTGTCGACGGAGGAGCCGACTCACCCTACGAGTCGCTCACCCGACTGCTGCTCGTGCGCGCCGGGTTTCCCCGGCCGCAGACCCAGATCCCGGTGTATGGCGACTACGGGCAACTTGTCGCCGTAATCGACATGGGGTGGAAGGAGCACCTGGTCGGCGTCGACTTCGAAGGCGCCCACCATTGGATCGATCCCAAGCAGCGGGAACGTGACGCCGAGCGTTACAACACCCTTCTCGAACTCGGGTGGATCGACATCAAGCTGACGAGTCGCACGCTGCACATGGCACCCGGGAGGTTCCTGGACCGAGTCGGAGCAGCCCTGATCAGCCGCGGCTGCCAGAAAACCTGGTGATCTCCCGCGCCGAGTGTGCGGTTTGGTCGGTCCTAACGCGGTTTTACCCACGAAAACGCACACTCGACGGGAAGGCCTCAATGGGCGAAGTGCTGCGCGTCGTAGTGCCCGCCAGGCTTCACCTTGTCGAGCGCGGTCACCGATTTCATGATGTCGTCGAAGAGCGCCCGGGCAAGATCGGCCGACAGCCCCTCACGGACCACGACGCGCAGCACCGCGACGTCCTCGGCGCCCTCCGGCATGGTGTAGGCCGGTACCTGCCAGCCGTACGTGCGCAACTCGTGGGACACGTCGAACTCGGTGTAGCCGCGCTCGCCGGCCAGCCGGCAGCTCACCACCGGGATCGCCGAACCGTCGCTGATCACCTCGAAGTGCTCAGAGGCCGCCAGCTGATGCGACAGCCAGCGGGCGGTGTCGGACAGGGTCCGCATCACCTCGGTGTAGCCGGCGCGGCCCAGCCGCAGGAAGTTGTAGTACTGGCCGACGACCTGGTTGCCCGGCCGGGAGAAGTTGAGCGTGAATGTCGGCATGTCCCCGCCGAGATAGTTGACCCGGAATACCAACTCCTCGGGCAGG
The window above is part of the Mycolicibacter sp. MU0102 genome. Proteins encoded here:
- the tsaB gene encoding tRNA (adenosine(37)-N6)-threonylcarbamoyltransferase complex dimerization subunit type 1 TsaB gives rise to the protein MTGAILTIDTATPAVTAGVVVLDEAGRPTVLAERVTPDARAHAERLTPNVLGALADAELSMADLAAVVVGCGPGPFTGLRVGMASAAAYGHALGIPVYGVCSLDAIGVRTSGPTLVVTDARRREVYWARYRDGVRVAGPAVCAPADVDPADAVAVAGSPAHTELFDLPALDATYPTPAGLVAAVRDWNEIPESLVPLYLRRPDAKPPSTAAVPVTLGALVDSDAERCAELEAQLFGGDDPWPAEAFSRAIGARDHHYVGARVGDAVVGYGGIARLGRTAPFEYEVHTIGVDKAHQGRGIGRRLLADLLEYADGGVVYLEVRTDNAAAIALYRDVGFVETGLRKRYYRNGADAYTMRREASS
- the tsaE gene encoding tRNA (adenosine(37)-N6)-threonylcarbamoyltransferase complex ATPase subunit type 1 TsaE produces the protein MADPQEATLATAEDTVALGARLGEQLRAGDVVVLSGPLGAGKTVLAKGIAAALDVDGPVTSPTYVLAREHRARRPDSPAMIHVDLYRLLDESGLDLLAELDSLDLDTELDDAVVVVEWGEGLAERLSDRHLDIRLDRAADSETRTASWRWHTP
- the alr gene encoding alanine racemase — protein: MTAVSRTSGLLAQALVDLDAIAHNVRVLDEHAGAAGVMAVVKADGYGHGAVPVARAALAAGAAELGVATVDEALTLRAAGITAPVLAWLHGPHTDFAPALAADVQIAVSSVAQLDELLDAVGRTGRTATVTVKADTGMNRNGVGAADFPELVTALRKAVADDAIRVRGLMSHLACADETANPVNDVQAQRFSDLMRVARAQGLEFPVAHLANSAGAMTRPDLAFDMVRPGIAMYGLSPIPERGDMGLIPAMTLKSLVVLVRPIKAGEAVSYGHTWVAPVDTTVALVPMGYADGVFRPLSGRFDVLINGRRRRSVGRVCMDQFVVDLGPGPVDVTEGDEVIVFGSGADGEPLAQDWADVLGTIHYEVVNSPRGRVARTYRGADGG
- a CDS encoding PGRS repeat-containing protein, whose protein sequence is MGTSVGAFLALGMAPLAAAPPAHADEFDLIIDQLINSFAALFDPAATPDTGAESDDPWAALVLPAVSSGDPIQVWFDELFYQPLHALEQDWITNPLGLQIDNEINALTGMFLIGNGADGTAADPNGGNGGLWFGDGGAGYNQTEAGLVGGNGGNALGFGDGGHGGYGGAGADGGAGGNAGTVGDGGAGGSGGAGLAGIDGITGAGGNGTNGLAGGNGGNGGAGGLGGSIEGLGGAGGHGGAGGSGGDGSDGLSGVNGVFSLGGNTSVNGGDGRNGGDGGTGGAGGAGGAGGGVKSALGMAGRNGDGGAGGAGGDAGKPGNGGNGASGGIIGNGGNGGNPGNAGAGGAGGAAGTGGRSGSGQIGGTGVAGVAVTHGGNGGNGGNATVDGDGGAGGNGGAVGNGGNGGNGANAISMAGNGGAGGNGGATGNGGNGGRGGNGLAGVNGSGGIDPGASGGNGTGGGTGGNGGAGGLGGSISGHGGAGGVGGQGGAGGNGGNGVAGGAGVSGNDNGAGQSGGTGGTGGTGGTGGTGGAGGGVAAGGSGSAGLNGRGGAGGAGGNAGAAGDGGSGAAGVANVAGSGGKLGAGGDGGNGGNTGNTGAGGSGGAAGTGGLSGSGHVGETGALGAVGSGGNGGDGGTGVNATAAGQTGGAGGTGGNGGNHGNGGNGGAGGTGARGVDGVLGGVVQIGPNSYITIPDTPSSNGGTGGAGGAGGLGGAISGTGGTGGTGGVGGAGGNGAAGVNGANGVFTLDPASQNGGDGSNGGNGARGGDGGTGGTAGGVAAGGSGHAGINGDGGAGGNGGNAGKAGNGGNGADGNIVLVNGGNGGDGGNPGIAGAGGTGGAAGATPGAGGNVGATGANGIPITGAAGNGGNGGAGFTAILPGSSGGNGGNGGNGGSIGNGGNGGAGGYGAAGSVGPQGSDGNGGPAGNGTNGGNGGNGGNGGLGGSTSGNGGAGGGGGLGGAGGDGGRGGNGKSATVFTDAQAGGTGGNGGIGGYGGAGGEGGTALGSGNGGTGGSGGGAGQGGNGGIGGHGGQGNGSFLTPDAGRSGAGGAGGRGGAGGEGNAGGTGGSALGSGTGGDGGLAGPGGAGGKGGNGGAPGENPDTGAQNGGGNGGPGGTGGAGGDGGAGGYSQSGTAGSGAGGGTGGAGGNAGNAGPGRRFPDLPLSGTPGTGGPGGQAGAGGSSTTGTGGNGANGGEGGKGGNSGLCNIPDVYSNPPDGGAGGAGGGGSSGGFGLPRGSNGISGGQGATGLDYNNAYNQAMSIAMDQAERDNPLGSYSSWLSAARDMICP
- a CDS encoding alpha/beta fold hydrolase; protein product: MAGNRRGSRRAGGWLAGMAGLAAVGTIAGSTIARSVTRRTTAEDAYADEDFEILDHDHSSVVVTDDGVELAVRDVGPRNAPLTVVFAHGFCLRMGSFHFQRARLAAEWGDQVRMVFYDQRGHGDSTVAPPGTYTVPRLGQDLEAVLRAAVPRGPIVLVGHSMGGMTVLAHARQFPQRYGNRIVGAALISSAAKGVSRSPLGQILRNPALEAVQFSVRYAPKLVHRGRGAARGVIAPILRAASYGTDQISPSVVAYSEEMMHSTPVATMVGFLHALEVHDESVALPTLAKIPTLVACGDQDLLTPPGYSRATAATLWDCELVIVPGAGHLVQLEEPDVIDEALVRLVERATPRRGMLTHRLRRKAGRSG
- the tsaD gene encoding tRNA (adenosine(37)-N6)-threonylcarbamoyltransferase complex transferase subunit TsaD; amino-acid sequence: MTVVLAIESSCDETGVGITRLEADGTLTLLADEVASSVEEHTRFGGVVPEIASRAHLEALGPTMRRALDKAGIRRPDAVATTIGPGLAGALLVGAAAAKAYAAAWGVPFYAVNHLGGHLAADVYEFGPLPECVALLVSGGHTHLLHVRSLGEPIVELGSTVDDAAGEAYDKVARLLGLGYPGGRVLDELARTGDRSAVVFPRGMTGPRDDPYVFSFSGLKTAVARYVEKTPDYSPADVAAGFQESVADVLTAKAVRAATELGVGTLLIAGGVAANSRLRELAEQRCAAAGLKLRIPPPRLCTDNGAMIASFAAHLIAAGAPPSPLDVATNPGLPVIRAQVT